In Mytilus edulis chromosome 3, xbMytEdul2.2, whole genome shotgun sequence, the genomic window gtaatatttagttttttgtaaaaaacaaaacagggttgggggttttaCATGTCCcaccgtgtctcaaaaacaatataaagttattgcttaaaactttctcagaaactatttatgattattgcataaaacttccacacaagacgtcgggcgtatcatgcgctcattgcgcagctgtttattgttcattaatattaatcaataaaatctgtaagttacatgtatacagtttGCAATTTTATGGTGTTTTGTTTAACaacaacaaatctttaaaaaaaaatgtgatgttATAACTCTAACTTGACACAAAAACAAGTGTTAATATTGTTAATATGGCAAGGTTAACAATGTAAACACAAACtattttaacattgtatacatctatgttaacgatgtcaacgatgtaaacactATGCAAGAGTTTGAACAATGTAAACGATtttgacacgacatcgtgttaaAATTTTGAGCATCGCTATGTAAACAATGTTAACacgacatcgtgttaacattgtgaACGTCGCGAAGTAAACAATGTAAACACGAAATCTTTtcaacatcgtatacatcgcgatgtaaACGATTCAACAATGTAAAGAATATATAAAGGTTCAAACAAGGTAAACAAAGTTGACCCCGCATCGTCTTAACATTGTAGatatcgcgatgttaacgatgtcaacgatataaacaatatataaggctTCAAACAATGTATGcgatgttgacacaacatcgttTAAAGATTGTAAACATCGCGAGAAAACACAAAATATACATAACAGTTGTTTAAAATAGAACTCAACATTCGGCTGAAGTCTCGTAGATATTTAGAAAAGAACATTTAGAAACTGTTTGAGGATTTTAGTTTCATATACTTATTGCAGTCCATTGTAGTCTTGTATCAATAGTCATATACATCTTTCTAAATTATTCCCTTCTGAGAAAACAATTCCAGTTCTAAGTTATCTTAAACAGAATAATTGCGAAGCGATATTTTTTCTAACTAAGTAATATCGAGATAggggacatatatatatatgttgtagggttgtcactgactcagacgtacttatgaatataattattttctgtgactgtatcttacattaatttgtaggatcctttactatagataatttagctgatctgtaacaataacatcttcatgccttatatatcatgtactgtagtacgccgctagattaaaactgacgtggaaaggtaacacatgcccatcgaaagctctttattttgagagcccaggtggtcgtgtggtctagcgagacggctgcagtgcaggcgatttggtgtcacgatatcacagtagcatgggttcgaatcccggcgagggaagaaccaaaaatttgcgaaagcaaatttacagatctaacattgttgggttgatgtttagacgagttgtatatacattatgtacacagccatgtatcaccatcattgatggcgatccgatggatacatctgttgtagggttgtcactgactcagacgtacttatgaatataattattttctgtgactgtatcttacattaatttgtaggatcctttactatagataatttagctgatctgtaacaataacatcttcatgccttatatatcatgtactgtagtacgccgtggacgtggaaaggtaacacacggccagcgaaagctctttttttaaggaaaaaaacctgggctctcaaaataaagagctttcggtgggcatgtgttacctttccacgtcagttttaatctagcggcgtactgcagtacatgatatataaggcatgaagatatatatatatatatatatgtattcattttttattcaaacatatttttatacGGAACTAACCGGTAATCTTTCAAATAGGTATATTCATGCAAGAGAGATATTTTGTTAATTCTAAATCGTACATTTCTTTCGTTTTTTAGGTTTTTCAACTCAATTATCCCATTAGAAATTTCCTATAGTTGAACATGAATTTTAAGGCTAAACCATTAAGCTAAGTGTGCATTAACCGTGCTCGGTTATAGATTTCATTTAGATCAAATCAAGTAAAACGTGTACTGCAAAACATATCAATAttacaaaaacttttaacagCTGATATATAgtgtaaatacatttttgttattttagggAAGAGTATACTGAAATGTTCAATCAGGGATAGTAATAACCTTTCCTTTGCACATAGGACAACTGTATTTGCTTTCTTCTAACCATGACTTAATACAACTAATGTGAAACTCTGAAAGGCAAACGAAATATATCATATAAGTTAATCTAGATTGAAACCATTCCAGTAGACTATCCTAATATGATTTCTAATTGTTGTGTATAACATGTATTTCATTACCAGGATTGcattcttttaaaaatgtacttatcTAATATCTTCAATATTTCAAACGCTCTCGAAATATACTTACCATAAAAAAAGGTGTTTTGTGtcagttttgtgttgtttattAAACATATTGTTGGTACAATGCGAAAAgtgtaaataataaaatcaaacgTCGATATTCATTGTGAATATTCCTATGGTTTTAACTAGTATTGTCAAATCGTACAcatttgcctaaccggttactcggataatcgttcgaccgattaatcGGTTAACCGGTATAGTGTAAATTGGGGTTTGAAAGCCTTATCAttagtaccctacacatagatataagatgtggtatgtgtgtcaatttgacaacctttcatccaagtcataaatttacgcttttagATTTTAATATTGTCCTTaggcattataaggcttgtctgtgaggattcctggcgaagtttgactttttataatcaaatacaccgtatcaactatagcgtCTGTACCAATTTcagattgaaaaaataaaaaaaacttcttggtCTCGAAGAATTGAACatgtctgaaaccgattattCTGTCCTTTTCTCTAGTCTGGGgattttctcttgttgtctccgaaaatagtgtggattgtttcaatttgaaattattaattataaaaaagcaagatgtagtatgattgcaaatgagacaattctccacaagagaccaaaatgacacagaaataaacaactatatgtcaccgtacgacctgttctgtttctttgttttgtttgctTGTTTCTTTAAGCTCgttactcgtactatcacgtatacattcacattggtttgcatttcacatttttttagtTGGCCTTTCGTTTAAAGTAAGACTAAGATCAagacggaggttgcacatttagatgtaggtctacacaaaaatagataaaaaacgAACTAATGAAgtaaaaatcgtaaaatttaatcgcattactgatttaaagttactgttaaaaaaacaagtatactaattatgtttctttaaaatcctcccccgagctgagagacaagttctaattaattttatgtttttttaggattaacaatagcaatcaatacaCTGGACAATTGATTTGTCTtattaattaccacgacgacaattttaaaataaaacataactatttaatgatttcaacacaaatttatataaaatctaccaaaattgaaaaaagtccggttaaccggttagcgattttggtattcggtattcggtcgttcgaccggttaaccgttgacaataCCAGTTTTAACCAATTTCAAGCTCGTCTTGCGTACAAAATCATAGGCATGATAtctttaatgatataaaaaagatgatgtgatatgattgccaatgagacaactatccacaaaaagccaaaatgacacagacatttacaactataggtcaccgtacgaccttcaacaatgagcaaacccataccgcatagtcagctataaaagaccccgataagacaatgtaaaacaattcaaacgagaaaactaacagccttatttatgtaaaaaaatgaacgaaaaacttaTTCCTGCATTGTAACCTACTTTTTtaacctgttatgtctgtttgttttattcacacatcgtATAGCTGAgcggttcagctagctataaaacctggttttatccatcattttctaATTGAGAAcatgcctctaccaagtcagaaatatgacagatgttaCCCATTCGTGTGatttgtttgcttttaattttgtcttttgattacggactttccatttgaaatttaagtatttttgttatattactttattACTATTCGAGGACAATATGTAATTTTAACTATTTTGCTGACGGGAGAGAGCTTAAATATTCCAGAAGTCATCAGATTATCTTTAAAGATTAAACGCCAGCACTTCTTTGATAAAAACATTACCTGGGCATGGCATCTTACAATGACGTCACTGGTTCTTTCCTATGTATAAACATATTGACCAAGTATTGTAGTTTCAAATTTCTACTAATAATTATAATCTTAAAAGAGATAGGTTTACAAAAACATACCATGTTTGCATGGTAAAATCCATAACTGTTCATTTTCAACAAACTCCTCTAGACATATGGGGCATGTGTCGTATCGATGACCTGCAAAAAATGTCAAGAGACATATTCAGATAGAAGGCTTTTGGCTTTTACTTTGCATTGTTTTTGTGATCGATTTTACATACCTTCATAGTAGGAACTTAAAGACTATTGAAGAATATGGTACCAGATTAAAACAATATTGCATGTGCTAGTTGAACTTGtgaaacaatatttaattttatgaaagTATCGGTGCttactgtgtttgctttgagatTTTCTATTCGCATGTATAACAGCATAAAGAATGAGCGATAATACACTTTTTAATAGTTGTCGCTCATGGATATTTATCCTAGAACTAGACgagaattaaatttaaaataaaagttaattttatttggaataaACCCTTGGTACTGACTGAACTTGAAATGCAATACTTTCTTAACTACTGCAATCCATTTACCTTTCTTAAACTTTGCAGCATGAATTTGAGGAGTACAACTTTTCAACGCCTGTATATTAGACAATTGAAATGGTAAAGACCACCTTCTAGTCCTTGCCCTCTCAAGGTATATGTTGACTGACGTTTTATTTCTATACTGCAAATAtgtgaaaatatacaaaatatacaaatttcgcAGTTTGTTAAGAAAATTACTTAAAAGAATTTACTTCTTGTGTATTGAAGCTTTTGAATTGAAAATAATCAATACATTTCTGCAATAGAATTTATGCAAGGCCAAACTCAACCTCTTCGTGGCTATCATTTCTCGATTTGGTCTAGATATGTTATCAGACCAGATATTACCTTCTATATGCTATGTGCATCATTTTCTATCTATCAAATCTAAGTCATTCTGACTTTTAAAGTTATGCCTGTTATTGGTAGGTGCTTTTGTAGATATATATGTGTTTAATATTGAGTTAAGCATTTCAAAGATGGCATTTTGCATTTAGATTGAGATGATCATTTTTCACAGATTTACGGTCAATGgacttgtaattcagtggttgtcgcttgttaatatgttacattttttttcgttcatttttttgcaCAAAACTAAGGCCGttcgttttcttgtttgaattgttttacatcgtcatttcgaggccttttataggaGACTATGTGGtattgtttttgctcattgttgaaggctgtacggtgatctactgttgttattttctgtgtcatgttggtatCCTGTGATAGGTtgttgcattggcaatcataccacatcttcttttttatatttgtaacaaCGACGGGAACATACGACGCGTACCTTAGAGGTTTCAATAACGTATACGCCataatttattttgttcatatttaaacattatctacaatatttattttgagtttttgCGTTCATAGTTATCAGTTGATGTCTACTATAATGACAAAAGCAAACATTTAAATACTGTTCTTTACTTTGCATATTTCTTTTTGGCAAtttctatacaaaaatatttgCTTGTAACTCGAATATTTGTTTTTAGCTTCTAGTATTTCAGAAGTATTTTGAGGCAAAGTATGTACGGTTCGCTAGCTGGTTTTTAGTTAATACAAATGCTGTACTTACATGTTTTATACAACAGCAAACTCCAATTATTAGAGGACACAAACATAACATTGTTATACTAAACACAGTTCTAAACAAGATCTTGGAGgttgttttatattgtattggTTCTTGAACATCAGCGCATATGTTTATGAACCAATGGTTGTACTTGTTACTGTAATGTAAACTTGTTGTTTCAATAATATATTAAGTAATTCaatgaacgtaatctatgtataacTGGTAAATGATTAAACCAGGGATTTTGTTACaataaattactttaaataaaggcaaccgtagtttacatatcattgatatgtttaagTATTTGGCAAAGCTTTTAGGACTATTTGGTCCTGaaggctcttcaacttcgtaccctattttgccttttaaacattttttattcgagcgtcactgatattCGTTTGCAGAcaaaacgggcgtctggcgtaaatacaaaattgtaatcctggtatctatgatgagtttatttgcaaccactgggttcgatgccactgctgttggagatttatttccccgagagtatcaccagcccagtagacaGTAATTCTGTGCTgacttgaattatcattgatatgttcataattattaattaactgttaacaaaa contains:
- the LOC139514319 gene encoding E3 ubiquitin-protein ligase RNF13-like isoform X2, translating into MVTVRHTIIFIELIISVIADVDVGKLVYLKTNKTCHDYVPNRPTEKENETLIALMETNSDCTFLYMVLAAQRMKFDAVIVHNDFQTGEDLRRMVEPADSKMEDVMISSVLVGYRAGKLLSNYDIEYKAANKYNHWFINICADVQEPIQYKTTSKILFRTVFSITMLCLCPLIIGVCCCIKHYRNKTSVNIYLERARTRRWSLPFQLSNIQALKSCTPQIHAAKFKKGHRYDTCPICLEEFVENEQLWILPCKHEFHISCIKSWLEESKYSCPMCKGKVITIPD
- the LOC139514319 gene encoding E3 ubiquitin-protein ligase RNF13-like isoform X1, whose protein sequence is MVTVRHTIIFIELIISVIADVDVIKGELVVYSFKDKKAVFGPSISKSGIKGKLVYLKTNKTCHDYVPNRPTEKENETLIALMETNSDCTFLYMVLAAQRMKFDAVIVHNDFQTGEDLRRMVEPADSKMEDVMISSVLVGYRAGKLLSNYDIEYKAANKYNHWFINICADVQEPIQYKTTSKILFRTVFSITMLCLCPLIIGVCCCIKHYRNKTSVNIYLERARTRRWSLPFQLSNIQALKSCTPQIHAAKFKKGHRYDTCPICLEEFVENEQLWILPCKHEFHISCIKSWLEESKYSCPMCKGKVITIPD